A region of the Peredibacter starrii genome:
AGGCGTCACCATTTGAGAAGAACCAGAAGAGCTACTGAGGGTGTAATTGTAGTGAGAGGCGAGAGTCACTTGATCAAGTGGAGTTGGATCTCGTTTCTTATCACCTGAGCTCACTGAAGGGTACATTACTGTTGAGTATCGTTGCGAGTAAGTGACGTTCTGATGGTTAAGACCAATGAAGTGGCCCATCTCATGGAGGATAACGGTTTTTAGATCGTAACCGTAGCCAGAGTCACCGCTGTAAAATGTGTATCGGTAATTCACTAAAATATCGGCGTGCTGAATAGAAAAGTACTCATCACTTGCGCCAGAGTTATAAAGTGTTCCGAACATCTGAGTAACTGCAAGTGCACTTGGAAGATCCGTGGGCCACTTAACAACTTTATAGATGCCGAAAATGCTGTCTTTAAAGCCATCTGAGCTTGCGACGGTATCAGATTTTTCAGCAACAGGAGTGCTTTGAACTAAAAAGAATGATTTTTTGCCTTCAGAGGCAACATCCCATTTGTCGGCCATGTCGTTGATGTTTTCAACTTCGGCCGTATCAAAGTCTTCTGAAACATAAACTGTTTTAGGGAATGATTGACTGCCCCAGACGTGCGGAGTTTTGCTTGTAACGACACCACCGGAGGTGATCTCTTCAGTCTTCGTTGCATTACAGGCAACCAGTGAGAATAAAATGGGAACGAATAATAGCGTCTTCAAATGTACTCCGGAGTCAGGGCCGACACATTTCTGTATCGGCTCTTTCCGAAGTAATTTGAGATTAAATTAGAGTCTTATTTCTTAGACTTAGCGTGATCGGCCATGAATTGGTCTAGACCATTTTTAGTTAGCGGGTGGTTGAATAAACCTTCGATAACTTTGAATGGTAGAGTAGCTGTGTCGGCCCCTACCATCGCGCAATCTTTCACGTGAGTCGAGTGACGAAGAGAAGCGGCCAGGATTTTTGTTTCGAAACCGTAGTTGTTAAAGATCACACGGATTTCCTGGATAAGATCCATACCTGTCTGGCCAACGTCATCCAAGCGACCAACGAACGGAGAAACGTAAGTCGCACCGTTTTTAGCAGCGAGAAGGGCCTGGTTAGCAGAGAAGATAAGAGTAACGTTCGTTTTGATGCCTTTCTTTGAGAAATGCTTACAAGCGATCATTCCGTCTTTTGTCATAGGAAGCTTGATCACCACGTTCTTGTGGATTTTAGCTAGTTCTTCGCCTTCTTTGATCATGCCGTCAGCTTCAAGTGAAATAACTTCAGCTGAGATCGGGCCATCAACGATTTCTGAGATTTCGCGGATAAGAGCGGCCTGGTCTTTACCAGTTTTTGCCACTAGGCTTGGGTTAGTCGTAACACCATCAACGAATC
Encoded here:
- a CDS encoding matrixin family metalloprotease; the encoded protein is MKTLLFVPILFSLVACNATKTEEITSGGVVTSKTPHVWGSQSFPKTVYVSEDFDTAEVENINDMADKWDVASEGKKSFFLVQSTPVAEKSDTVASSDGFKDSIFGIYKVVKWPTDLPSALAVTQMFGTLYNSGASDEYFSIQHADILVNYRYTFYSGDSGYGYDLKTVILHEMGHFIGLNHQNVTYSQRYSTVMYPSVSSGDKKRDPTPLDQVTLASHYNYTLSSSSGSSQMVTPRKEYKPRDAGTEVKMQIELYPDGECVHRMNGKVVNRHPASLK
- the fsa gene encoding fructose-6-phosphate aldolase — encoded protein: MEFFIDTGDLNEIKTAYAWGFVDGVTTNPSLVAKTGKDQAALIREISEIVDGPISAEVISLEADGMIKEGEELAKIHKNVVIKLPMTKDGMIACKHFSKKGIKTNVTLIFSANQALLAAKNGATYVSPFVGRLDDVGQTGMDLIQEIRVIFNNYGFETKILAASLRHSTHVKDCAMVGADTATLPFKVIEGLFNHPLTKNGLDQFMADHAKSKK